A single Malaclemys terrapin pileata isolate rMalTer1 chromosome 3, rMalTer1.hap1, whole genome shotgun sequence DNA region contains:
- the LOC128834589 gene encoding SRRM2 protein homolog rsr-2-like, with amino-acid sequence MPEDSADGVEEEEEEEDELAESTQHSILPNSQDLFITLTEVPSQASQASTQDSDPMEGTSAAANSSSLPPPSRRLSQIRRRKKKTREDMFSEIMQSSRSDRAHLNEWKETVSKYRKEVSEREERRDQREERRDQREERRDDRDERWRQEDQRMKDATLGLLRRLVEVQERLLENRLPLQPLFHPPPSPCSVSSSPRRVRTRGGGGSVHLPIPPQ; translated from the exons atgcctgaggattctgccgatggggtagaggaggaggaggaggaggaggatgagcttgcagagagcacacagcactccattctccccaacagccaggatctttttatcaccctgactgaagtaccctcccaagcctcccaagccagtacccaagactctgaccccatggaagggacctcag cagctgcaaattcctcaagcctccctcctccatcccgaaggttatcacagataaggcgtcgtaagaagaagacgcgggaggacatgttttctgaaattatgcaatccagcaggagtgacagagctcatctgaatgagtggaaggaaacagtttcaaagtataggaaagaagtcagtgaacgtgaggagaggagggaccaacgtgaggagaggagggaccaacgtgaggagaggagggacgatcgagatgagagatggcggcaggaagaccagaggatgaaggatgcaacgctggggctgctccggcgtctggtggaggttcaggaacggctgctggaaaacagactgccgcttcagcccctgttccaccctcccccctccccatgttccgtatcctcctcacccagacgtgtaagaacgcggggggggggaggctccgtacaccttcccattccaccccagtag